A section of the Streptomyces sp. NBC_01591 genome encodes:
- the fabF gene encoding beta-ketoacyl-ACP synthase II, which produces MNSTNRTVVVTGIGATTPLGGDSASTWEGLMAGRSGVKPLEGERFAELPVRIAALAAVDPGDVLPRPLARKLDRSAQFALIAAREAWADAGFTGKAGEDENIQPERLGSVIASGIGGVITLLDQYDVLKEKGVRRVSPHTVPMLMPNGPAANVGLEVNAQAGVHTPVSACASGAEAIGYAVEMIRTGRADVVLAGGTEAAIHPLPIAAFANMMAMSKNNEEPEKASRPYDTGRDGFVLGEGAGVVVLESAEHAAKRGAKVYCEVLGQGLSADAHHIAQPEPTGRGIAAAMENLLDQTDLKPSEVVHLNAHATSTPQGDVAELKALRKVLGDDLDHVAISATKSMTGHLLGGAGGIETVATVLALHHRMAPPTINVEHLDEAVEADIVRDEPRPLPEGSIAAINNSFGFGGHNVVLAFRSV; this is translated from the coding sequence GTGAACTCGACCAATCGCACCGTGGTCGTCACCGGTATCGGCGCAACCACTCCGCTGGGTGGCGACTCGGCGTCGACCTGGGAAGGTCTGATGGCCGGTCGTTCCGGCGTCAAGCCTCTCGAGGGCGAACGTTTCGCTGAACTGCCCGTCCGGATCGCCGCACTCGCGGCCGTCGACCCGGGCGACGTCCTGCCCCGCCCGCTCGCCCGCAAGCTGGACCGCTCGGCGCAGTTCGCGCTGATCGCGGCCCGTGAGGCCTGGGCGGACGCCGGTTTCACCGGCAAGGCCGGTGAGGACGAGAACATCCAGCCCGAGCGGCTGGGCTCAGTCATCGCCTCCGGCATCGGTGGCGTGATCACCCTGCTCGACCAGTACGACGTGCTCAAGGAGAAGGGCGTACGCCGCGTCTCCCCGCACACCGTGCCCATGCTCATGCCCAACGGCCCGGCGGCCAACGTCGGCCTGGAGGTCAACGCCCAGGCCGGTGTCCACACCCCGGTCTCCGCCTGCGCCTCGGGCGCCGAGGCGATCGGGTACGCCGTCGAGATGATCCGCACCGGCCGTGCCGATGTGGTCCTCGCCGGTGGCACCGAGGCGGCGATCCACCCGCTGCCGATCGCCGCGTTCGCCAACATGATGGCGATGTCCAAGAACAACGAGGAGCCCGAGAAGGCCTCCCGTCCGTACGACACGGGCCGTGACGGCTTCGTGCTCGGCGAGGGCGCCGGGGTCGTCGTCCTGGAGTCCGCGGAGCACGCCGCGAAGCGTGGCGCCAAGGTCTACTGCGAGGTGCTGGGCCAGGGGCTGTCCGCGGACGCCCACCACATCGCGCAGCCCGAGCCGACCGGGCGCGGTATCGCCGCCGCGATGGAGAACCTGCTGGACCAGACGGACCTCAAGCCGTCCGAGGTCGTGCACCTCAACGCGCACGCCACGTCGACGCCGCAGGGTGACGTCGCGGAGCTGAAGGCTCTGCGCAAGGTCCTGGGCGACGACCTCGACCATGTCGCGATCTCCGCGACGAAGTCGATGACCGGTCACCTCCTCGGTGGCGCGGGCGGCATCGAGACCGTCGCAACGGTCCTGGCGCTGCACCACCGGATGGCTCCGCCGACGATCAACGTGGAGCACCTCGACGAGGCGGTGGAGGCGGACATCGTGCGCGATGAGCCCCGTCCGCTGCCGGAGGGTTCGATCGCCGCGATCAACAACTCGTTCGGGTTCGGCGGGCACAACGTGGTCCTGGCGTTCCGCAGCGTCTGA
- a CDS encoding DUF3145 domain-containing protein: MTTRGVLYVHSAPRALCPHVEWAVGGVLGVRVQLDWIRQPAAPGTWRSEFSWQARAGTASKLASALRGWDLLRFEVTSEPSPTSEGERYSSTPGLGIFHAVTGMHGDILVPEDRLRAALARSVRGESDLEAEIAKLLGKPWDDELESFRHAGEGAPVRWLHQVV, translated from the coding sequence GTGACGACACGTGGAGTTCTGTACGTTCACTCCGCACCGCGCGCGCTCTGCCCCCATGTCGAATGGGCGGTGGGTGGTGTCCTCGGTGTGCGGGTTCAGTTGGACTGGATCAGACAGCCTGCCGCGCCCGGCACCTGGCGGTCCGAGTTCTCCTGGCAGGCCCGCGCCGGCACGGCGTCCAAACTCGCCTCCGCACTGCGGGGCTGGGACCTGCTGCGCTTCGAGGTGACGTCGGAGCCGAGCCCCACGTCGGAGGGCGAGCGCTACAGCTCCACGCCCGGCCTCGGCATCTTCCACGCCGTCACCGGCATGCACGGCGACATCCTGGTCCCCGAGGACCGGCTGCGGGCGGCACTGGCACGGTCGGTGCGGGGCGAGAGCGACCTGGAGGCCGAGATCGCCAAACTGCTCGGCAAGCCGTGGGACGACGAGCTGGAGTCCTTCCGCCATGCGGGTGAGGGCGCGCCGGTGCGGTGGCTGCACCAGGTGGTGTGA
- a CDS encoding SGNH/GDSL hydrolase family protein yields the protein MQDRSSRRRSRTAAAVLAAVSLLGTAVLTGCDSGREGTTKGAAAQPSARPGPVWDREPGSVAAVGDSITRGFDACSVLADCPEVSWATGTDNEVRSLAVRLLGESGAAVRSWNHAQTGARIAQLPEQMALAAKEKPDLVTVMIGANDACRDSARYMTPVADFRASFEASMRQLRAGAPKAQVYVSSVPDLKRLWSTGRGNALGKQIWKLGICQSMLGDADDMGAPAAARRASVQDRVVAYNKVLREVCAKDLRCRYDGGAVFDYPFTGRQLSPWDWFHPGRDGQARLAEIAYRNVTAARPPA from the coding sequence ATGCAGGATCGTTCCTCCCGCCGCCGTTCGCGTACCGCGGCCGCTGTCCTGGCGGCGGTCTCACTGCTCGGCACGGCCGTTCTGACCGGTTGTGACTCCGGCCGGGAGGGGACGACGAAGGGGGCGGCCGCGCAGCCGTCCGCCCGGCCCGGCCCGGTCTGGGACCGCGAACCGGGTTCGGTGGCCGCCGTCGGCGACTCCATCACCCGCGGTTTCGACGCCTGTTCGGTGCTGGCGGACTGTCCGGAGGTGTCCTGGGCGACCGGCACGGACAACGAGGTGCGCAGCCTCGCCGTGCGGCTGCTCGGTGAGTCGGGGGCCGCCGTGCGCAGCTGGAACCACGCCCAGACGGGGGCCAGGATCGCGCAGTTGCCGGAGCAGATGGCGCTGGCCGCGAAGGAGAAGCCGGATCTGGTGACGGTGATGATCGGCGCCAATGACGCCTGCCGGGACTCGGCGCGGTACATGACTCCGGTGGCGGATTTCCGTGCGTCGTTCGAGGCGTCGATGCGTCAGCTGCGGGCCGGGGCGCCCAAGGCGCAGGTGTACGTGTCGAGCGTGCCGGACCTCAAGCGGCTCTGGTCGACGGGGCGCGGCAACGCGCTGGGCAAGCAGATCTGGAAGCTGGGGATCTGCCAGTCGATGCTGGGCGACGCGGACGACATGGGCGCGCCCGCGGCGGCCCGCCGCGCATCGGTGCAGGACCGGGTCGTGGCGTACAACAAGGTGCTGCGGGAGGTCTGCGCGAAGGACCTGCGCTGCCGCTACGACGGCGGGGCGGTCTTCGACTACCCGTTCACCGGCAGGCAGCTCAGCCCGTGGGACTGGTTCCATCCGGGGCGCGACGGGCAGGCGAGGCTGGCGGAGATCGCGTACCGCAATGTCACCGCCGCCCGGCCCCCGGCGTAA
- a CDS encoding aldose epimerase family protein, whose amino-acid sequence MVTGSGTAIRTEDFGTLADGTPVHRWTLERDGTRVRVLTYGGIVQSVEVPDRDGARAGVALGLPDLAGYETFSGPYFGALVGRYANRIGGARFELDGRTHRLTPNEGRNQVHGGARGFDKRVWQAREVADGVELSLVSEDGEEGFPGRLAVSTAYTLDQGGALRIAYRATTDAPTVLNLTNHTYWNLAGDGSGSALGQTLRIAAGRITPADAESLPTGEFLPVDGTRFDFRAPAPVGAGYDHNFVLDGAGTGPAAELYDAASGRVLTVATTEPGLQLYTADHFDGRPFGPCAGIALETQHFPDSPNRPAFPSTVLRPGEEFVSTTVYGFGVR is encoded by the coding sequence ATGGTCACTGGTTCGGGCACGGCGATACGTACGGAAGACTTCGGCACCCTCGCGGACGGCACACCCGTGCACCGCTGGACGCTGGAACGGGACGGTACGCGGGTGCGCGTGCTGACGTACGGCGGCATCGTGCAGTCGGTCGAGGTGCCGGACCGGGACGGGGCGCGGGCGGGTGTCGCGCTCGGGCTGCCGGACCTCGCCGGGTACGAGACGTTCTCCGGCCCTTATTTCGGCGCGCTGGTCGGGCGGTACGCGAACCGGATCGGCGGCGCCCGTTTCGAGCTGGACGGGCGCACGCACCGGTTGACGCCGAACGAGGGGCGCAACCAGGTGCACGGCGGGGCCAGGGGCTTCGACAAGCGCGTGTGGCAGGCGCGGGAGGTGGCGGACGGCGTCGAGCTCTCGCTGGTCTCCGAGGACGGCGAGGAGGGCTTCCCGGGCCGTCTCGCCGTGTCGACGGCCTACACCCTGGACCAGGGCGGGGCGCTGCGGATCGCGTACCGGGCGACGACCGACGCCCCGACGGTGCTGAACCTGACGAATCACACGTACTGGAACCTCGCGGGCGACGGCAGCGGCAGCGCGCTCGGACAGACGCTGCGGATCGCGGCCGGGCGGATCACTCCGGCGGACGCCGAGTCGCTGCCCACGGGCGAGTTCCTGCCGGTGGACGGGACCCGGTTCGACTTCCGTGCGCCGGCGCCGGTCGGCGCGGGCTACGACCACAACTTCGTGCTGGACGGGGCGGGGACGGGCCCGGCGGCCGAGCTGTACGACGCGGCCTCGGGTCGCGTGCTGACCGTGGCCACGACGGAGCCGGGGCTCCAGCTGTACACGGCGGACCACTTCGACGGGCGGCCGTTCGGACCGTGCGCCGGGATCGCGCTGGAGACCCAGCACTTCCCCGACTCCCCGAACCGGCCCGCGTTCCCGAGCACGGTGCTGCGGCCGGGCGAGGAGTTCGTCTCGACGACCGTGTACGGGTTCGGAGTGCGCTGA
- a CDS encoding beta-glucosidase gives MADASTPTNPDAAREAVVDAALAALGLDDKARLLAGQDMWSLPALPAVGLRSLVMSDGPIGVRGVAWSADDPSVALPSPTALAATWDPALARRAGRLLAQEAHRKGVHVLLAPTVNLHRSPLGGRHFETYSEDPYLTGEIGTGYVLGVQDGGVGTTVKHFVANDAETDRFTVDNIVAPRTLREIYLAPFERIVKNAHPWGIMAAYNRVNGPTMTEHRYLQNAVLRGEWGFDGYIVSDWLAARSTVAAVNGGLDVAMPGPKTVYGKALADAVRAGEVEESVVDGAVRNVLRLAARVGILDGAPPVVDEAGRPEAVDGDALAREIARRSFVLVRNERAALPIDPAAVRKVAVSGALARDARVLGGGSAQVFPHHIVTPLDGLVAALPEDVVDYRVGADPNTELTPAEKGFELKAVCYDEAGNVIGSAPLRGGTLQWIGDDFPEGVSRRTLHSVEITGTLVPRDSGEHVFGTRGTGALTLTVAGETLYDGIHRVTGSDDPGEAFFGNPLERGRITLTAGEPVQVSLRQVPETLGDDAPIPGVSFAFCHLGPRRDPQELIAEAVESARAADTAIVVVGTTERVESEGFDRTDLRLPGHQDDLVRAVAAANPNTVVIVNSGSPVELPWRDEVAAVLLGWFPGQEAGHALADVLLGADEPGGRLPTTWPAALADVPVSNTAPTDGELHYDEGVFVGYRAWEKAGTAPAYPFGHGLGYTTWEYESLAAGPDSVTVRVRNTGTRPGAETVQIYLAPRDDTAERPARWLAGFARVEAAPGESAEAVIALERRAYEIWDEEAYDWVLVPGTYEVQAARSLGDVRGTATVDIKE, from the coding sequence GTGGCAGACGCGTCCACACCCACCAACCCCGATGCGGCCCGCGAGGCCGTGGTCGACGCGGCCCTCGCCGCGCTGGGGCTCGACGACAAGGCGCGGCTGCTGGCCGGCCAGGACATGTGGTCGCTGCCCGCGCTCCCCGCCGTCGGGCTGCGCTCCCTGGTGATGTCCGACGGGCCGATCGGGGTCCGGGGCGTCGCCTGGAGCGCCGACGACCCGTCCGTCGCCCTGCCCTCGCCCACCGCGCTGGCCGCGACCTGGGACCCGGCCCTGGCCCGCCGGGCCGGCCGGCTGCTGGCCCAGGAGGCCCACCGCAAGGGGGTGCATGTCCTCCTCGCCCCGACCGTGAACCTCCACCGCTCCCCACTCGGCGGGCGCCACTTCGAGACGTACAGCGAGGACCCGTACCTCACCGGCGAGATCGGCACCGGCTATGTGCTCGGTGTGCAGGACGGCGGGGTCGGCACGACCGTCAAGCACTTCGTCGCCAACGACGCCGAGACCGACCGCTTCACCGTCGACAACATCGTCGCCCCGCGCACCCTGCGCGAGATCTACCTCGCCCCGTTCGAACGCATCGTCAAGAACGCCCACCCCTGGGGCATCATGGCCGCCTACAACCGGGTCAACGGCCCCACCATGACCGAGCACCGCTACCTGCAGAACGCGGTGCTCCGCGGCGAATGGGGATTCGACGGCTACATCGTCTCCGACTGGCTGGCCGCCCGCTCCACCGTCGCCGCCGTCAACGGCGGCCTCGACGTCGCGATGCCGGGCCCGAAAACGGTGTACGGCAAGGCGCTCGCCGACGCCGTACGGGCCGGTGAGGTCGAGGAGTCCGTGGTCGACGGCGCCGTACGCAACGTGCTGCGGCTGGCCGCCCGCGTCGGCATCCTGGACGGCGCCCCGCCCGTCGTCGACGAGGCCGGCCGCCCCGAAGCCGTCGACGGCGACGCCCTGGCCCGCGAGATCGCCCGCCGCTCCTTCGTCCTCGTACGCAACGAACGTGCCGCCCTCCCCATCGACCCGGCGGCCGTCCGCAAGGTCGCGGTCAGCGGGGCGCTCGCCCGGGACGCCCGGGTCCTCGGCGGCGGCTCCGCCCAGGTCTTCCCGCACCACATCGTCACCCCGCTCGACGGCCTCGTCGCCGCCCTCCCCGAGGACGTCGTCGACTACCGCGTCGGCGCCGACCCGAACACCGAACTCACCCCCGCCGAGAAGGGCTTCGAGCTCAAGGCCGTCTGCTACGACGAGGCCGGCAACGTCATCGGCTCCGCACCGCTGCGGGGCGGCACCCTCCAGTGGATCGGCGACGACTTCCCCGAAGGCGTCAGCCGCCGGACGCTGCACAGCGTCGAGATCACCGGCACCCTCGTCCCGCGCGACAGCGGCGAGCACGTCTTCGGCACCCGCGGCACCGGCGCGCTCACCCTCACCGTCGCGGGCGAGACCCTGTACGACGGGATCCACCGGGTCACCGGCTCCGACGACCCGGGCGAGGCCTTCTTCGGCAACCCGCTGGAGCGCGGCCGGATCACGCTCACCGCGGGCGAACCCGTCCAGGTCTCGCTGCGGCAGGTCCCCGAGACCCTGGGCGACGACGCGCCGATCCCCGGCGTCTCGTTCGCCTTCTGCCACCTCGGCCCGCGCCGCGACCCCCAGGAGCTGATCGCCGAGGCCGTCGAGTCGGCCCGCGCCGCGGACACCGCGATCGTCGTCGTCGGCACCACCGAACGCGTCGAGTCCGAAGGCTTCGACCGCACCGACCTCAGGCTCCCCGGCCATCAGGACGACCTCGTCAGGGCTGTCGCGGCCGCCAACCCGAACACCGTCGTGATCGTCAACTCCGGCTCCCCGGTGGAGCTTCCGTGGCGCGACGAGGTCGCCGCCGTCCTGCTCGGCTGGTTCCCCGGACAGGAGGCCGGCCACGCCCTGGCGGACGTCCTGCTCGGCGCGGACGAACCGGGCGGCCGCCTCCCCACCACCTGGCCCGCCGCGCTCGCCGACGTCCCGGTCTCCAACACCGCCCCCACCGACGGCGAACTCCACTACGACGAGGGCGTCTTCGTCGGCTACCGGGCCTGGGAGAAGGCCGGCACCGCGCCCGCGTACCCCTTCGGCCACGGACTCGGCTACACCACCTGGGAGTACGAGAGCCTGGCGGCCGGTCCGGACTCCGTCACCGTCCGCGTCCGCAACACCGGCACCCGGCCGGGCGCCGAGACCGTCCAGATCTACCTGGCGCCCCGGGACGACACCGCCGAACGCCCGGCCCGCTGGCTGGCCGGCTTCGCACGGGTCGAGGCGGCGCCCGGCGAGAGCGCCGAGGCGGTGATCGCGCTGGAGCGGCGCGCCTACGAGATCTGGGACGAGGAGGCGTACGACTGGGTCCTCGTCCCCGGCACGTACGAGGTGCAGGCGGCCCGCTCGCTCGGTGACGTACGCGGGACGGCCACCGTGGACATCAAGGAATAG